attgtttttttcttgccaaaatactctccaaatcaatacatgcctctcttgggcgaagtctaatatttaaaatagggttttgggctaaaaatctcatgttttgcactttagtccctgaagttctccgcctccgccgcagttctgccgcggtcgcggtcaaaccgcggccaaacatgctctctgattctcactttgtctgcagccatcttctaccgcggtcgcggtggaaccgcgcagtcctctttcagttctgacttgagttgtttcgcgtggtttacttgacggaattttacgatcggcctctttttctccatatttgatcTCAAAAGTACTCTATAGCCTTCTctggtcatatataacctgcaaagcatgaaaaacactaataagagcattttgttatcacttttatcatccaaactatacaagaaggtggttatttagggcctaattatagttaaattcacctattatcaacaccccacacttaaacccttgctcgtcctcgagcaagttaAACCACACTTCTAGGCCTAATCGTTCGATGCATTACCCAATTTTTTTTATGCCACACCTGCCATTATGAAGGAACAACCTAAGCAGTGCAACAGTCACGCCTCAGATGAAGACTCTAACACCATGACACACTCATGctcactctagttactctaacagaggtgaaaactcactttttcttcctgagtcacatgccctcacatcataattctgagagaagttccacacacataaaattcaaGCAACAAGGAACCAAAGATaggaagaattcactcactctcagcaaagaacattcacatgccacacagacacaccataagcttgcccctagtgtagtactctactaatcgagttattcagtcaaagatcaagaggtctttatttggttgtaatgtaggctaagggacgggtaggatatatttggatatagtgactaacctccctaagcacttttactACACActtctttttatttcaattttcatGCTCAGCCCATTCGTTCTTCCACATTTTAGTTCATAGGTGACCCccacttttctttaggtgcaactattttttttttctttttttttttgagactTTTACAAATCCATTGCACCATTCAAGAATTTCTTTCCTGATTCCCCTTTTTCCTACTTCCTtaccaccccacactttgacttttgtaTGTTCTTTAGTAATTCAAGTGCTTCTAGGAGGTACAGGTTCAAACAGTCAAACTATTCAAACACAGGGATATAGGTCATTATAGGGTTATCAAAGAATAGGCTTCAGGATCAAAGAGGTTAACTATGGCAATATATACAGGTGGATTCACAAATATACAGGCTACACAAAGAAATGTCTCAATCATCTCTAAAACCAAACAgcttctatttcgctttgcaaatacacagggcaagttctaggtatcacATGCAAGCACAGAATATAAGTAATAGCTCACACACACTTGGCATGTAACTCATTCCGAATCAGTTTATCAACACACTCATACGAGCGTTCAAGCAAGACAGGATGTGCAAAATTAAGGCATAGATTTACGAGTCTACAAACGAGCCTAGACGTCGCAACCTCATGTTCATTTTTGTTATTCTCAGGTGTGTACATCAAGGGTTGCATTCTAGCATTCACCCATTTTGGTCCTAAAACTACAAACgaaaaatctacctaacccggttcaagaaaagcccttggaaaagaaccgtggtcaaaagaaaaaccaagggaaaattactaaactacataaaaaagaaaaaagaaaataaagtaaagaaactacatggactacttccctcaagagtactgtccaagtgCTCCGTCCTTAGGAAGAGTCCtctacattttttttttcatataatgtgttacacttacaacaatttcgtgggttgcctcccacgcatCGCCAGATTTAACGTCACGGCATGACGCAGgatgagcgcatttaaggctcgctcgacctctgtggTTCAGTCAGGTGCAGCTTAGACACTTCCTTTTTCTCGCTCATGCCCACATATGGCTTCAATCTTTGACCATTGACTCTGAATGTATGAGAGTCATTCTCTGTGGCAATCTCAACAGCTCCTGAAGGGAAAACTTCAACtactcgaaatggtccagaccatcatGACTTAAGTTTACCTGGGAACAAACGTAGTCTTGAGTTGTATAGCAATACCATGTCCCCGGGTTTGAAATTTCTCTCAACAATGTTCTGGTCGTGCAGCCTCTTCATTCTATCCTTATACAATTTTGTGCTATCAAAAGCAAAATATCTGAACtcctcgagctcatgcaattcagtgACTATTGACGTGCCCGCAGCTTCCATGTCTAAGTTCAGCTGTTTCAATGCCCACCAcgctttatgttcaagttccactagCAGGTCgcaggccttcccaaacaccaacttgtatggtgacataccaattggagttttgaaggcAGTTCTGtaagcccagagtgcatcatctagcttcctcACCCAATtagttcttgtggcgttcacagttttggttaacacactcttgatttctctgttggacacttcaacctgtccactagtttgcgggtggtaaggagtagccaccttgtggcgcacatcgtACTTAGCAAGCAACTTTTCAAAGGCCCTATTGCAGAAATGAGTGCCTCCATCACTGATAATTGATCGTGGTGTCCCAAAGCGGGTTAATATGTACTTCTTTAGAAATCCCACCACCACTTTTGCATCATTGGTGGGTAACGacgcagcttccacccatttggacacatagtctacAGCAACAATAATGTACTTATTGTcataggagctgacgaagggacccatgagGTAATTAGCACTGGCCAGGTAATtagcaaagtctgcataccatggcgcttcctgatgagtggtggcaagcagctgctcgtctggaaaagTTTGCAGTATTTCCTCAACCTCAACTacattttcagctccctcaagtcgtgatagatgatcagcgacttgattctcagtgcccttacggtcacgaatctcaagatcgaactcttgtAATAGCAACACCCAACAAATCAGGCGTGGCTTAGATTCTTTCTTTTCTATAAGTACCTAAGAGCTGCATggtcagtatatacaattaccttggaCCCTATCAGGTAGGATCGGAACTTGTCATATGCGAACACTacagccaacatctccttttaagtcacagtgtagttcaactgggctccactcagcgttctactagcatagtagattgggtgcatcCGTTTGTCTTTCCGCTGGCCCAGCACTGCTCCCACTGCatagtcactggcatcacacattAGTTCCAACGGTTActcccagttgggggcaacaatgatgggtgttgtgaccagtctctttttcaactcctcaaatgctaccctgcaatcatcagaaaacaaaaaCGGGTGattttttctaacaacttacagagagggttggcgattttggagaagtcttttatgaacctcTGGTAAAAACCGGCATGTCCAAGGAAGCTTCTGATGGCTTTGACTGAAGTTGGTGGAGGCAGTTTTGCTATTACATCAACTTTCATGCGATCCACCTCTATTCCCTTGCTTGACACctggtgccccaagactatgccttcttgtaccatgaaatgtcACTTCTCCTAGTTCAGAACCAAATTAGTCTCGATGCACCGTTTCAGCACACGCGTCAGATTTATCAGACACTCATCAAATGAtttccccaccactgagaagtcatccatgaacacctccattatgtcctcaaccatgtcagtgaatatggccatcatgcaccgttggaatgtggcaggtgcgttgcataggccaaagggcatccgtcTAAAGGCGTAAATGTCATACGGgcatgtgaaggaggtcttctctctatcctccggtgcaatggagatttgattgtaccctgagtacccatctagAAAACAGAATTatgacctccctgccaatctgtccaacatctgatcaatgaagggaagtgggaagtggtctttccgggtggctagattcaactttcgatagtccatacaaattctccagcctgtgacggtTCTTGTTGAGATCAATTCATTGTTGTTATTTGTCACAACCatcatgccaccctttttaggAACACATTGCACTGGGCTCACCCAGCTGCTGTCATagattgggaaaataattcccgcatccaaccactttatcacctccttcttcaccacttccttcatgttggggtttgtgcccctcttccagcataatcttgtgcatgcactAGGCGGGGCTGATCCCCCTGATATCTGTCATGGTCCACCCCATGGCAGTTTTGCACCCTTTAGTACCTGTAAAAGTTTTTAAACCTGCatatctaacaaactagatgagataataacaggtaatgtggagtcaggtcccagaaattcatacctgaggtgggctggcaatggctttaactccagctttggtggttcttcaatggatggcttagctggaggagtttctctcttttctaagtccaagggctcaaactctagatttctctcccagaaccctctaccttccaatgccaacacccattccgcCAAATCCTCACCATTCACTTCATCTAAGTTCATCAAATATACAGCAAGGTGGTCCTCAATTGTCTACACCTCATCATCAGACTCTACAATTACATCTacggcatcaataagagagcaattggcgaactcgcttggtcgcctcatagacttctgcacattgaatgttatttcCTCATCATTGAGTCTCATTTTGAGCTCCCCAGTTTCACAGTCAATCAGAGCTCTCCCCatggccaagaatggtcttcctaagattataggaatctcttcatccactttgcaatccaagatcacaaaatctgcagggaacacaaatttccccacCTAAATAAGCACATCATCAAGGATACCGAATGGACGTTTCACAGTCCTGTCGGCCAGCTGCAAGAACAtggaggtgggtctagctctcccAATGCCCAACCTCTTATAGATAGTCAAGGGCATAAGATTAATGTTGGCCCCTAAATCACAGATCGCCTTAGCAAAGGCGAAATTCCCAATAGTACATGGAATTGTAAAGCTACCTGGATCAGACAGCTTTTCAGCAATAGGTCTCGTCACCACTGCACTACAGATCTGAGTAAGTGTAACTGTAGCCAAGTCTTGAAAATCAAATTTCCaagacatcaagtccttcatcatttttgtgtACCCAGGCATCTCCTTTAAAGCTTCAATCAGTGGAATATTTTCCTGGATTTGTTTGAGCATTTCAAAGAATTTTTTATACTGCTCCTCCTTTTGATGCTTGGCCAGCCTCTGTGGAAAGGGtgcaggaggtctcttcttcccaatcactTGGGACTTCTCTTTATCAGCTACTATTTCAACTACTGGCTCTTCAACTGGCTCAGCTACTTTCTCGGTCTCCTGCTGAATGTTCTTTTCTTCCTGAGCAGGCTGGACTATCACCTCTGTCAGTATCGTAgactcatccagctcaatgggcaATGGAATGAATGTCTCATCCTGTATATTTTCTCAAGCTCTCTCTTGTTCTACATCTAGATCCCTGCCATTACGGAGACTCACCGCCATCAGCTGCTTTGGGCCCTGATCTTTTGGATTAATCTGGGTGTCTGCAGGTAATGTCCCCTGAGGACGATTGTTCAAAGACAATGAAATTTGGCCCAATTGCACTTCAATATTTTTGATTGTTGCGTTATGTGCATAtactctttcatttatttttgcattggacccaataacctgctgcatcattgcttcaagtctagtgaacccatcttcttgccttccaccatgctgTTGTTGAGGTGGGGGATACCCTTGCTGCTGATTGTTGTACCCCTGTGGACTTGGATAAGGTGACATATTATTgggaggtctcatacctcccatgctTCTAGCGTTGTACTGTGGCTGAGGTGGTCTGTATGGCTGCTGAGTTTGCTGACCCTAGTTCTGATTgccctgtctctggcctccatagtttgacacatagttcatgtcttcagggtgctgatgatgatgatcatgttctgcattccaaGGATTACCAACTGGCTGACTAATAcaagatgtgcacaagcccccattggtagtatctacaatgtgcacTTGTTGTTTCTGCCTTGAttcctccacctttttggtgagtatgctcatcTGCGTCAAGATGGTCGCTACATTTTCAGCCATGGAATTTGATGGGTCAAAAGGCACTGAGTGCACCACTGGAGTGATAGCTGCATTCCTCGTCGTCCACCCCGAATTCTGAGCCATTTTGTCAagcagactctgaccttctctccaagttttgctcaaaaatgccccaccagctgaggcatctacaatgttcttcatgctatctgacagtcccatgtaaaaccgttgtcccaacatctgatctggaataccatggtgtggacatataaccaacattccTTTAAACCGGCTCCATGtctcatgcagtgtctccattggtttctgtttaaagctcacgatctcatcaatttgttgagctgtTTTGTTGGGCGGGTGGAACTTGATgtgaaattgcttgactaactcatcccaagtttctatagagtttatggggagtgagtttagccagacCTGAGCATCTCCTGTCACCGAGAATGGAAATAATAATAGCCTGATTGCTTCCGGAGTTACGTTGggttgcctttgagttttgcaaatcgataggaagttcttcaagtgttGCTGAGGATCTTCGGCTGGTGTCccagaaaatagtcccttgttttgcagcaAGTGCAGTATGTTGTTCGTGATCTGGAACGATTCAGCTTGTATCGGGGCACAACAATGGCAGTGGCTAGATTAtcagctgtgggttgtgcccagtcatatagtGCAGCCTCAGGCACAGGAGGTGCCATATCTCTGACGTTTCCGTTGACGTTGTCTATGTCACCCATGTCAATTTCGAGTTTGTgtgtttgatgaggttgttgaagtcttttgttggcACGGTTCAATATCCGAAATGTTTTCTCGGGGTTTGAGAGTCCTTCAGGTAGTTC
This sequence is a window from Nicotiana sylvestris chromosome 3, ASM39365v2, whole genome shotgun sequence. Protein-coding genes within it:
- the LOC138887892 gene encoding uncharacterized protein — translated: MSPYPSPQGYNNQQQGYPPPQQQHGGRQEDGFTRLEAMMQQVIGSNAKINERVYAHNATIKNIEVQLGQISLSLNNRPQGTLPADTQINPKDQGPKQLMADETFIPLPIELDESTILTEVIVQPAQEEKNIQQETEKVAEPVEEPVVEIVADKEKSQVIGKKRPPAPFPQRLAKHQKEEQYKKFFEMLKQIQENIPLIEALKEMPGYTKMMKDLMSWKFDFQDLATVTLTQICSAVVTRPIAEKLSDPGSFTIPCTIGNFAFAKAICDLGANINLMPLTIYKRLGIGRARPTSMFLQLADRTVKRPFDFVILDCKVDEEIPIILGRPFLAMGRALIDCETGELKMRLNDEEITFNVQKSMRRPSEFANCSLIDAVDVIVESDDEV